Proteins encoded by one window of Ovis canadensis isolate MfBH-ARS-UI-01 breed Bighorn chromosome 14, ARS-UI_OviCan_v2, whole genome shotgun sequence:
- the SIRT2 gene encoding NAD-dependent protein deacetylase sirtuin-2 isoform X1, with translation MPPGSCSSLTYLGPPSCFRCRHGIEQSVTVPRAPAPRPWPIRIDSDSDTEAGAAGGEAEMDFLRNFFSQTLGLGTQKERLLDELTLEGVSRYMQSERCRRVICLVGAGISTSAGIPDFRSPNTGLYANLEKYRLPYPEAIFEISYFKKHPEPFFALAKELYPGQFKPTICHYFIRLLKEKGLLLRCYTQNIDTLERVAGLEPEDLVEAHGTFYTSHCISSGCRQEYSLSWMKEKIFSEVTPKCEKCQSVVKPDIVFFGENLPARFFSCMQSDFLKVDLLIIMGTSLQVQPFASLIGKAPLSTPRLLINKEKTGQTDPFLGMMMALGGGMDFDSKKAYRDVAWLGDCDQGCLALADLLGWKKELEDLVRKEHASIDAQSASRSPNPTTSASSRNSPPPPTKEEPRTTEGEKPQ, from the exons ATGCCTCCTGGGAGTTGTAGTTCTTTGACCTATCTCGGCCCCCCCTCCTGTTTCCGGTGCCGTCACGGGATAGAGCAGTCGGTGACAGTCCCGAgggcccccgccccgcgcccatGGCCGATCCGGATC GATTCAGATTCAGACACTGAGGCAGGAGCCGCTGGCGGAGAAGCAGAGA TGGACTTCCTGCGGAATTTCTTCTCCCAGACTCTGGGCCTGGGCACCCAGAAGGAGCGACTCCTAGACGAACTAACCCTGGAAGGAGTGAGCCGCTACATGCAGAGCGAGCGCT GTCGCAGGGTCATCTGTTTGGTGGGAGCTGGAATCTCCACTT ctgcGGGCATCCCTGACTTTCGATCCCCAAACACGGGCCTCTACGCCAACCTGGAGAAATACCGTCTTCCCTACCCGGAGGCCATCTTTGAAATCAGCTACTTCAAG aagcATCCAGAGCCCTTCTTTGCTCTCGCCAAGGAACTCTATCCTGGGCAGTTCAAG CCCACCATCTGCCACTACTTCATCCGCCTGCTGAAGGAAAAAGGACTGCTCCTGCGCTGCTACACACAG AACATAGACACCCTGGAGCGAGTGGCTGGGCTGGAGCCCGAAGACCTGGTGGAGGCCCACGGCACCTTCTACACGTCCCACTGCATCAGCTCAGGCTGCCGGCAGGAGTACTCACTGAGCTGGATGAAAG AGAAGATCTTCTCCGAGGTGACTCCCAAGTGTGAGAAATGTCAGAGCGTAGTGAAGCCTG ATATCGTGTTCTTCGGCGAGAACCTCCCAGCGCGTTTCTTCTCCTGCATGCAGTCA GACTTCCTGAAGGTGGACCTCCTTATCATCATGGGCACCTCCCTGCAGGTGCAGCCCTTCGCGTCCCTCATCGGCAA GGCGCCCCTGTCTACCCCGCGCCTGCTCATCAACAAGGAGAAGACTGGCCAG acTGACCCTTTCCTCGGGATGATGATGGCCCTCGGAGGAGGCATGGACTTTGACTCCAAGAAGGCCTACAG GGACGTGGCCTGGCTGGGCGACTGCGACCAGGGCTGCCTGGCCCTTGCTGACCTCCTTGGCTGGAAG AAGGAGCTGGAGGACCTTGTTCGGAAGGAGCATGCAAGCATAGATGCCCAGTCGGCGTCTCGGTCCCCCAACCCCACTACTTCAGCTTCCTCCAGGAATTCTCCACCACCTCCCACCAAGGAGGAGCCCAGGACCACTGAGGGAGAGAAACCCCAGTGA
- the RINL gene encoding ras and Rab interactor-like protein isoform X1, whose amino-acid sequence MTAQPEDKASAGPTDQERLIPSQANGAGETPLRVLGTPESLLRLQRTCGVWQIPELDAHSAKALLDLWPPGSFLVIGHDPRQVLVLKTGPSSGEVNTYQIQKLPGGVCLESSKLCMPDLPHLLAFLSASRDILPRTLLLPPPTLGPEDQNTDPLQIDSIQLNTSRRVVFLVNKLYLETHRGWGMEQTLAETTPETAERHGPAPRNPAPHRVSWVEGPLSPEEHHIRPALASLVEEKEEKEEEDDQDDEEGPEDMLTQHVRALARARSSYVAKQFRGFRARLTSDAGGPHRPGDPATELLQDVRHLLTDLQDHLAKDPDVRAVFKSRGPGAPQKEEDLGPAVEAALCRAVLAPLKPALWMRLRTLRASQLRQLRRRQVALRAEAGPPGAQGAGRERRSPAPALRSRIHARLAHLHAACVPRRKVSLLLAVCSDVYEGLARGENQEPLGADAFLPALTEELIWSPDIGETQLDVEFLMELLDPDELRGEAGYYLTTWFGALYHIAHYEPDTARAPKGLSSEVRASLRQWHRRRTLHRQSPAGDQAKLPFEEPWAIEIMQETNDD is encoded by the exons ATGACGGCCCAGCCAGAGGACAAGGCCTCAGCAGGCCCCACGGACCAGGAGAG ACTAATCCCATCACAGGCGAATGGAGCTGGTGAGACCCCCTTAAGGGTCCTTGGGACCCCAGAGTCACTCCTTCGCCTTCAGAGGACATGCGGGGTGTGGCAGATCCCAGAGCTGGATGCCCACAGTGCGAAAGCCCTTCTGGACCTGTGGCCACCAGGG AGTTTCCTGGTCATAGGACATGATCCCAGACAGGTCCTGGTGTTGAAGACAGGACCTTCATCAGGGGAAGTCAACACCTACCAGATCCAGAAGCTTCCTGGAG GTGTGTGTCTGGAATCCTCTAAGCTCTGCATGCCAGATCTGCCCCATCTCCTGGCCTTCCTATCAGCCAGCAG GGATATTTTGCCTAGAACATTGCTCTTGCCCCCTCCTACCCTGGGGCCTGAAGACCAAAACACAG ATCCTCTGCAGATTGACAGCATCCAACTCAACACTTCAAGGAGGGTAGTCTTCCTGGTGAACAAGCTCTACCTGGAGACCCACAGAGGATGGGGGATGGAGCAGACCCTGGCAGAGACAACTCCAGAGACTGCAGAGAGACACGGTCCAG CCCCCAGGAACCCAGCCCCTCACCGTGTCTCCTGGGTGGAAGGCCCGCTCAGCCCAGAGGAACACCATATTAGGCCAGCTCTGGCCAGCCtggtggaggagaaggaggaaaaggaggaggaggatgaccAAGATGATGAAGAAGGGCCTGAGGACATGCTCACTCAGCACGTCCGGGCTCTAGCCAGGGCCCGGAGCAGCTACGTGGCCAAGCAGTTCCGGGGGTTCCGGGCACGCCTCACCTCAGATGCTGGGGGCCCCCACAGGCCTGGGGACCCGGCCACAGAGCTGCTTCAGGACGTCCGGCACCTCCTTACTGACCTCCAGGATCATTTAGCAAAGGATCCCGATGTCAGGGCTGTCTTcaaaagcagggggcctggggcccCCCAGAAGGAGGAGGATCTAG GCCCGGCAGTGGAGGCGGCCTTGTGCCGCGCGGTGCTGGCGCCTCTGAAGCCCGCCCTGTGGATGCGACTCCGCACGCTCCGCGCCTCACAGCTGCGGCAACTGCGGCGGCGACAGGTAGCCCTGCGGGCGGAGGCGGGGCCTCCGGGAGCCCAGGGGGCGGGGCGTGAGAGGCgaagccccgcccccgccctacGGAGCCGCATTCATGCGCGCCTGGCGCACCTCCACGCTGCCTGCGTCCCGCGCCGCAAGGTGTCGCTCCTGCTGGCGGTGTGCAGTGACGTCTACGAGGGTCTGGCTCGTGGGGAGAACCAAG AGCCCCTGGGGGCCGACGCATTCCTGCCAGCGCTGACAGAGGAACTGATCTGGAGTCCAGACATTGGGGAGACGCAGCTGGACGTAGAGTTTCTCATGGAGCTCCTGGATCCGGACGAACTACGGGGAGAAG CCGGGTACTACCTGACCACGTGGTTTGGGGCGCTGTACCACATTGCCCACTACGAGCCTGACACGGCCCGCGCGCCCAAGGGCCTCAGCTCTGAGGTCCGAGCCTCCCTCCGCCAGTGGCACCGCAGGCGGACCCTGCACAGACAGAGCCCCGCCGGGGACCAG GCCAAGCTGCCCTTTGAGGAACCATGGGCGATAGA
- the NFKBIB gene encoding NF-kappa-B inhibitor beta, whose amino-acid sequence MAGVACLGKAADADEWCDSGLGSLGPDAAAPGGPGLGAELGPGLSWAPLVFGYVTEDGDTALHLAVIHQHEPFLDFLLGFAAGTEYLDLQNDLGQTALHLAAILEEASAVEKLYAAGANLLVAERGGHTALHLSCRVGAHACARVLLQPRPQHSRGAPKTYLAQGSDHTPDTDHTPIALYSEPDVEKEEDESEEDWKLQLEAENYEGHTPLHVAVIHKDAEMVRLLQEAGADLNKPEPTCGRSPLHLAVEAQAADVLELLLKASADPAVRMYGGRTPLGSATLRPNAILARLLRAHGAPEPEDEDKPGPCSSSSSSSSSSSDSESGDEGDEYDDIVVHSGRSPSQLPPTPASKPLPDDPI is encoded by the exons ATGGCCGGGGTCGCGTGTTTGGGGAAAGCTGCGGACGCCGATGAATGGTGCGACAGCGGCCTGGGCTCTCTGGGTCCGGACGCGGCGGCCCCTGGAGGACCTGGGCTAGGCGCGGAGCTGGGCCCGGGGCTGTCGTGGGCGCCCCTCGTTTTCGGCTACGTCACTGAGGATGGCGACAC GGCACTGCACTTGGCGGTGATTCATCAGCATGAGCCCTTCCTGGACTTCCTCCTAGGCTTTGCAGCTGGTACCGAGTACCTGGACCTGCAGAATGACTTGGGCCAG ACGGCCCTGCACCTGGCAGCCATCCTGGAGGAGGCGTCCGCGGTAGAGAAGCTGTATGCAGCAGGTGCCAATTTGCTGGTGGCGGAGCGTGGAGGCCACACGGCGCTGCACCTGTCCTGCCGCGTGGGGGCCCACGCCTGCGCTCGCGTGCTGCTCCAGCCTCGCCCCCAGcactccaggggagcccccaagACCTACCTCGCTCAGGGCTCTGACCATACCCCTGACACCGACCACACCCCTATTGCCCTGTACTCTGAACCTGACGTGGAGAAAGAAGAGGATGAGAGTGAAGAGGACTGGAAACTGCAGCTGGAGGCTGAAAACTATGAGG GCCACACCCCACTCCACGTGGCTGTCATCCACAAAGATGCAGAGATGGTCCGACTGCTCCAGGAGGCAGGAGCTGACCTCAACAAACCC GAGCCCACCTGCGGCCGAAGCCCCCTGCACTTGGCCGTGGAGGCCCAAGCAGCTGATGTACTGGAGCTTCTCCTGAAGGCCAGTGCTGACCCCGCTGTCCGCATGTATGGTGGCCGCACCCCACTCGGCAGTGCCACGCTTCGGCCCAACGCCATCCTTGCCCGCCTCCTCCGTGCTCACGGAGCCCCAGAGCCCGAGGACGAGGACAAGCCTGgcccctgcagcagcagcagcagcagcagcagcagcagtagcgaCAGCGAGAGCGGGGATGAGGGC GATGAATACGACGACATCGTAGTCCACAGTGGCCGGAGCCCCAGCCAGCTACCTCCCACCCCAGCGTCAAAACCGCTCCCTGACGACCCCATCTGA
- the RINL gene encoding ras and Rab interactor-like protein isoform X2 gives MPDLPHLLAFLSASRDILPRTLLLPPPTLGPEDQNTDPLQIDSIQLNTSRRVVFLVNKLYLETHRGWGMEQTLAETTPETAERHGPAPRNPAPHRVSWVEGPLSPEEHHIRPALASLVEEKEEKEEEDDQDDEEGPEDMLTQHVRALARARSSYVAKQFRGFRARLTSDAGGPHRPGDPATELLQDVRHLLTDLQDHLAKDPDVRAVFKSRGPGAPQKEEDLGPAVEAALCRAVLAPLKPALWMRLRTLRASQLRQLRRRQVALRAEAGPPGAQGAGRERRSPAPALRSRIHARLAHLHAACVPRRKVSLLLAVCSDVYEGLARGENQEPLGADAFLPALTEELIWSPDIGETQLDVEFLMELLDPDELRGEAGYYLTTWFGALYHIAHYEPDTARAPKGLSSEVRASLRQWHRRRTLHRQSPAGDQAKLPFEEPWAIEIMQETNDD, from the exons ATGCCAGATCTGCCCCATCTCCTGGCCTTCCTATCAGCCAGCAG GGATATTTTGCCTAGAACATTGCTCTTGCCCCCTCCTACCCTGGGGCCTGAAGACCAAAACACAG ATCCTCTGCAGATTGACAGCATCCAACTCAACACTTCAAGGAGGGTAGTCTTCCTGGTGAACAAGCTCTACCTGGAGACCCACAGAGGATGGGGGATGGAGCAGACCCTGGCAGAGACAACTCCAGAGACTGCAGAGAGACACGGTCCAG CCCCCAGGAACCCAGCCCCTCACCGTGTCTCCTGGGTGGAAGGCCCGCTCAGCCCAGAGGAACACCATATTAGGCCAGCTCTGGCCAGCCtggtggaggagaaggaggaaaaggaggaggaggatgaccAAGATGATGAAGAAGGGCCTGAGGACATGCTCACTCAGCACGTCCGGGCTCTAGCCAGGGCCCGGAGCAGCTACGTGGCCAAGCAGTTCCGGGGGTTCCGGGCACGCCTCACCTCAGATGCTGGGGGCCCCCACAGGCCTGGGGACCCGGCCACAGAGCTGCTTCAGGACGTCCGGCACCTCCTTACTGACCTCCAGGATCATTTAGCAAAGGATCCCGATGTCAGGGCTGTCTTcaaaagcagggggcctggggcccCCCAGAAGGAGGAGGATCTAG GCCCGGCAGTGGAGGCGGCCTTGTGCCGCGCGGTGCTGGCGCCTCTGAAGCCCGCCCTGTGGATGCGACTCCGCACGCTCCGCGCCTCACAGCTGCGGCAACTGCGGCGGCGACAGGTAGCCCTGCGGGCGGAGGCGGGGCCTCCGGGAGCCCAGGGGGCGGGGCGTGAGAGGCgaagccccgcccccgccctacGGAGCCGCATTCATGCGCGCCTGGCGCACCTCCACGCTGCCTGCGTCCCGCGCCGCAAGGTGTCGCTCCTGCTGGCGGTGTGCAGTGACGTCTACGAGGGTCTGGCTCGTGGGGAGAACCAAG AGCCCCTGGGGGCCGACGCATTCCTGCCAGCGCTGACAGAGGAACTGATCTGGAGTCCAGACATTGGGGAGACGCAGCTGGACGTAGAGTTTCTCATGGAGCTCCTGGATCCGGACGAACTACGGGGAGAAG CCGGGTACTACCTGACCACGTGGTTTGGGGCGCTGTACCACATTGCCCACTACGAGCCTGACACGGCCCGCGCGCCCAAGGGCCTCAGCTCTGAGGTCCGAGCCTCCCTCCGCCAGTGGCACCGCAGGCGGACCCTGCACAGACAGAGCCCCGCCGGGGACCAG GCCAAGCTGCCCTTTGAGGAACCATGGGCGATAGA
- the SIRT2 gene encoding NAD-dependent protein deacetylase sirtuin-2 isoform X2: MADPDPSDPEETQAGKVQEAQDSDSDTEAGAAGGEAEMDFLRNFFSQTLGLGTQKERLLDELTLEGVSRYMQSERCRRVICLVGAGISTSAGIPDFRSPNTGLYANLEKYRLPYPEAIFEISYFKKHPEPFFALAKELYPGQFKPTICHYFIRLLKEKGLLLRCYTQNIDTLERVAGLEPEDLVEAHGTFYTSHCISSGCRQEYSLSWMKEKIFSEVTPKCEKCQSVVKPDIVFFGENLPARFFSCMQSDFLKVDLLIIMGTSLQVQPFASLIGKAPLSTPRLLINKEKTGQTDPFLGMMMALGGGMDFDSKKAYRDVAWLGDCDQGCLALADLLGWKKELEDLVRKEHASIDAQSASRSPNPTTSASSRNSPPPPTKEEPRTTEGEKPQ, from the exons atGGCCGATCCGGATC cctctgacCCTGAGGAGACCCAGGCAGGGAAGGTGCAGGAGGCTCAG GATTCAGATTCAGACACTGAGGCAGGAGCCGCTGGCGGAGAAGCAGAGA TGGACTTCCTGCGGAATTTCTTCTCCCAGACTCTGGGCCTGGGCACCCAGAAGGAGCGACTCCTAGACGAACTAACCCTGGAAGGAGTGAGCCGCTACATGCAGAGCGAGCGCT GTCGCAGGGTCATCTGTTTGGTGGGAGCTGGAATCTCCACTT ctgcGGGCATCCCTGACTTTCGATCCCCAAACACGGGCCTCTACGCCAACCTGGAGAAATACCGTCTTCCCTACCCGGAGGCCATCTTTGAAATCAGCTACTTCAAG aagcATCCAGAGCCCTTCTTTGCTCTCGCCAAGGAACTCTATCCTGGGCAGTTCAAG CCCACCATCTGCCACTACTTCATCCGCCTGCTGAAGGAAAAAGGACTGCTCCTGCGCTGCTACACACAG AACATAGACACCCTGGAGCGAGTGGCTGGGCTGGAGCCCGAAGACCTGGTGGAGGCCCACGGCACCTTCTACACGTCCCACTGCATCAGCTCAGGCTGCCGGCAGGAGTACTCACTGAGCTGGATGAAAG AGAAGATCTTCTCCGAGGTGACTCCCAAGTGTGAGAAATGTCAGAGCGTAGTGAAGCCTG ATATCGTGTTCTTCGGCGAGAACCTCCCAGCGCGTTTCTTCTCCTGCATGCAGTCA GACTTCCTGAAGGTGGACCTCCTTATCATCATGGGCACCTCCCTGCAGGTGCAGCCCTTCGCGTCCCTCATCGGCAA GGCGCCCCTGTCTACCCCGCGCCTGCTCATCAACAAGGAGAAGACTGGCCAG acTGACCCTTTCCTCGGGATGATGATGGCCCTCGGAGGAGGCATGGACTTTGACTCCAAGAAGGCCTACAG GGACGTGGCCTGGCTGGGCGACTGCGACCAGGGCTGCCTGGCCCTTGCTGACCTCCTTGGCTGGAAG AAGGAGCTGGAGGACCTTGTTCGGAAGGAGCATGCAAGCATAGATGCCCAGTCGGCGTCTCGGTCCCCCAACCCCACTACTTCAGCTTCCTCCAGGAATTCTCCACCACCTCCCACCAAGGAGGAGCCCAGGACCACTGAGGGAGAGAAACCCCAGTGA